One segment of Solanum stenotomum isolate F172 chromosome 1, ASM1918654v1, whole genome shotgun sequence DNA contains the following:
- the LOC125860066 gene encoding E3 ubiquitin-protein ligase PUB22-like, which translates to MKASLQVLVNACPFGRNRVKAAEAGAIRVLVDLLLDSSEKRVCEFMLVLLDQICQSAEGRAELLNHPGGLAIVSKKILRVSKVGSERAIKILHSISKFSSTPSVVQEMLSLGVVAKLCLVLQVDCGSKGKERAREILKFHAKAWMNSPCIPNNLLSSYPF; encoded by the coding sequence ATGAAAGCATCATTGCAAGTGTTAGTGAACGCGTGTCCATTTGGGAGGAACAGAGTGAAAGCAGCAGAAGCAGGAGCAATTAGGGTTTTGGTTGATCTTCTGCTCGATTCATCTGAGAAAAGGGTTTGTGAATTTATGCTAGTTTTGTTGGATCAAATTTGTCAGAGCGCAGAAGGGAGAGCCGAGCTGTTGAATCATCCAGGAGGATTAGCCATTGTCTCCAAGAAAATACTTAGGGTTTCTAAAGTAGGGAGTGAAAGGGCAATCAAGATCTTACATTCAATCTCAAAGTTTTCATCAACACCAAGTGTTGTTCAAGAGATGTTGAGTTTGGGTGTGGTGGCAAAGCTTTGTTTGGTTCTTCAAGTTGATTGTGGAAGTAAAGGTAAGGAAAGAGCTAGAGAAATTCTCAAATTTCATGCAAAGGCATGGATGAATTCTCCTTGTATACCTAATAATTTATTATCTTCATATCCATTTTAG
- the LOC125876355 gene encoding E3 ubiquitin-protein ligase PUB23-like — protein sequence MEEIQVPPYFICPISLEMMKDPVTISTGITYDRENIEKWIFSAKNNTCPATKQSLTCIELTPNVTLRRFIQSWCTINASHGIERFPTPKPPVSKPQIIKLLKEAKSPKMQMKSLKRLRSIASENDANKRCMESAGAMEFLASIINNSNEMFEEEGFMSIKDEALSILYQLKLSEQGLKSLIMSGNGEFIESLTRIMQHGSYESRAYAVMLMKDMFEVSTPTLLLSLKLEFFTQVVQVLRDEISQKATKASLQVLVNACPFGRNRVKAAEAGAIRVLVDLLLNSSEKRVCELMLILLDQLCQSAEGRAELLNHPGGLAIVSKKILRVSKVGSERAIKILHSISKFSSTPSVVQEMLSLGVVAKLCLVLQVDCGSKAKERAREILKFHAKAWRNSPCVPNNLLSSYPF from the coding sequence atggaAGAAATTCAAGTACCTCCTTATTTTATTTGTCCTATTTCTCTAGAGATGATGAAAGATCCTGTCACGATCTCAACTGGAATAACATATGATCGAGAAAACATCGAAAAATGGATATTCTCTGCGAAGAACAACACTTGTCCGGCTACGAAGCAGTCTCTTACATGCATAGAGTTGACCCCAAATGTCACTCTTCGGAGATTTATCCAATCGTGGTGCACTATCAACGCGTCCCATGGTATTGAAAGGTTCCCTACACCAAAACCTCCGGTTAGCAAACCACAAAtaataaagctcctaaaagaAGCGAAATCACCTAAGATGCAAATGAAATCTCTCAAGAGACTCAGATCCATAGCTTCTGAGAATGATGCTAACAAACGTTGCATGGAATCCGCGGGGGCAATGGAGTTCTTAGCTTCTATTATTAATAATTCGAATGAAATGTTTGAAGAAGAGGGCTTCATGAGTATTAAAGACGAAGCGCTTAGCATCCTCTATCAACTCAAATTATCCGAACAAGGATTGAAGTCACTCATCATGAGTGGAAATGGAGAATTCATTGAGTCATTGACACGTATCATGCAACATGGGAGCTATGAGTCTAGGGCTTACGCGGTTATGCTAATGAAAGACATGTTCGAAGTATCCACACCAACTTTACTTTTGAGTTTGAAGCTAGAATTCTTCACACAAGTTGTTCAAGTCTTGAGGGATGAGATCTCTCAAAAGGCTACAAAAGCATCATTGCAAGTGCTAGTGAACGCGTGCCCATTTGGGAGGAATAGAGTGAAAGCAGCAGAAGCAGGAGCAATTAGGGTTTTGGTTGATCTTCTGCTCAATTCATCTGAAAAAAGGGTTTGTGAATTGATGCTAATTTTGTTGGATCAACTTTGTCAGAGTGCAGAAGGGAGAGCTGAGCTGTTGAATCATCCCGGAGGATTAGCCATTGTGTCCAAGAAAATACTTAGGGTTTCTAAAGTAGGGAGTGAAAGGGCAATCAAGATTTTACATtcaatctcaaaattttcatcaaCACCAAGTGTTGTTCAAGAGATGTTGAGTTTGGGTGTGGTGGCAAAGCTTTGTTTGGTGCTTCAAGTTGATTGTGGAAGCAAAGCTAAGGAAAGAGCTAGAGAAATTCTCAAATTTCATGCAAAGGCATGGAGGAATTCTCCTTGTGTACCTAATAATTTATTATCTTCATATCCATTTTAG